In Candidatus Paceibacterota bacterium, one genomic interval encodes:
- the recD gene encoding exodeoxyribonuclease V subunit alpha — protein sequence MRIIRQLLGSAAFSDVDRHFAAFIEAQHGRAQPMLALAAALASRQRGEGHICLDLAGLAGKVFPDKPTAGVIPIQLPHLKDWLKDLGASEVVGVPGEFRPLILDDRHRLYLHRYWNYEQSLAKAIRARAIEQSDGPDPAAFKQKLQALFPPEPGGGVNWQAVAAMAAVRRKFCVISGGPGTGKTHTLVLILALLLELDRSRKLRIAVTAPTGKAAARIQDSIQRVKEKLPCGDTIKAQLPERATTIHRLLGYVPDSTQFRYNADNLLPYDVVAVDEASMVDLALMAKLFDAISPSARVILLGDKDQLSSVEAGAVLGDICSAAVPVNPDAGGLPEKSGSAGSLALPANHTLGDCVVQLQRNYRFGEQSGIYRLSSAINAGQAEEVWRVLRDCQGSREGDLVGVALPCRAALKEALRQQVIAGFSAFLKASDPLQALAALAQFRILCALREGPFGVASLNEMTEDIVEEEGLISRQDPWYDCRPIMITRNDYNLKLFNGDIGLILPEGGSGEPRAFFAGPDNTVRKFLPLRLPEHETAYALTVHKSQGSEFDRVLLVLPDRDSPVLSRELLYTGITRARKGVELWYAEAVLCAALARQVRRTSGLRDALRK from the coding sequence ATGAGGATTATCCGCCAATTGCTGGGCAGCGCGGCCTTTAGCGATGTGGACCGCCACTTCGCGGCCTTCATCGAGGCACAGCATGGCCGGGCTCAGCCGATGCTGGCCTTGGCGGCAGCGCTGGCGAGCCGGCAACGGGGTGAAGGGCATATCTGCCTGGATCTGGCGGGCCTTGCAGGAAAGGTCTTTCCGGACAAGCCGACTGCGGGCGTCATCCCGATCCAGCTTCCGCACCTCAAGGACTGGCTGAAAGACCTCGGGGCCTCCGAGGTGGTCGGGGTGCCAGGCGAATTTCGGCCACTGATACTGGATGACCGCCACCGGCTCTACCTGCACCGCTACTGGAACTATGAACAGAGCCTCGCCAAGGCAATCCGGGCTCGCGCAATCGAACAATCGGATGGACCAGACCCAGCCGCATTCAAGCAGAAGCTCCAGGCGCTGTTTCCACCCGAACCCGGGGGAGGCGTTAACTGGCAGGCGGTTGCCGCGATGGCCGCGGTGCGACGGAAGTTCTGTGTCATCTCCGGCGGGCCGGGCACGGGCAAGACTCACACGCTGGTGCTGATCCTTGCGTTGCTGCTGGAACTGGACCGCTCCCGCAAATTGCGCATCGCCGTCACTGCGCCGACCGGAAAGGCTGCGGCTCGCATCCAGGACTCTATCCAGCGAGTCAAAGAAAAGCTGCCCTGCGGCGACACGATCAAAGCCCAACTGCCCGAGCGCGCCACGACCATCCACCGTTTGCTGGGATACGTCCCTGACTCGACTCAATTTCGATACAACGCCGACAACCTGCTGCCCTATGACGTGGTCGCAGTGGACGAAGCCAGCATGGTGGACCTGGCCCTCATGGCCAAGCTCTTCGACGCCATATCCCCCTCAGCCCGCGTGATACTCCTGGGAGACAAGGATCAGTTGTCTTCGGTCGAGGCGGGGGCGGTTTTGGGCGATATATGCTCCGCGGCCGTTCCTGTGAATCCTGATGCTGGTGGATTACCTGAGAAATCTGGGTCTGCGGGGTCGCTCGCCCTCCCCGCCAATCACACTTTGGGCGACTGCGTCGTCCAACTCCAGCGGAACTACCGCTTCGGCGAGCAAAGCGGGATCTATCGGCTAAGCAGTGCCATCAACGCCGGGCAGGCCGAGGAGGTCTGGCGAGTTCTTCGCGACTGCCAGGGCAGCAGGGAGGGCGACCTTGTCGGGGTGGCGCTCCCTTGCCGCGCGGCGTTGAAGGAGGCTCTGCGGCAGCAAGTGATAGCCGGTTTCAGCGCATTTCTGAAAGCCTCCGATCCACTCCAGGCATTGGCGGCGCTGGCGCAGTTCCGCATCCTGTGCGCCTTGCGCGAAGGCCCGTTTGGAGTCGCCAGTCTGAACGAGATGACGGAGGACATTGTGGAAGAGGAAGGACTGATCAGCCGACAGGATCCCTGGTATGACTGCAGGCCCATCATGATCACGCGCAATGACTACAACCTCAAGCTCTTCAACGGCGACATCGGCCTGATCCTGCCCGAGGGCGGGAGCGGCGAGCCGCGGGCCTTCTTCGCCGGGCCGGACAACACCGTGCGCAAGTTCCTCCCGCTCCGCTTGCCGGAGCATGAAACCGCTTACGCGCTGACCGTGCACAAAAGCCAAGGCTCGGAGTTCGACCGCGTCCTGCTCGTCCTGCCCGACCGCGACAGCCCCGTCCTGAGCCGCGAGCTCCTCTACACCGGCATCACCCGCGCCCGGAAAGGTGTGGAGCTATGGTATGCCGAGGCGGTCCTCTGCGCCGCTCTCGCGCGCCAGGTCCGCCGCACCTCCGGACTCCGCGACGCCCTCAGAAAGTAG
- the recB gene encoding exodeoxyribonuclease V subunit beta produces the protein MKAPPVFRLAETELRAGTSLIEASAGTGKTFTIAGLFLRLILERDLSVNQILVVTYTVAATEELRNRVRQLLARAREAFMTGASEDAFLKALLQQHAAQAKNLAARLTTALDGFDEAPIYTIHGFCQRVLKDRAFETGSLFDTELVTDPVPLLRQLVEDYWRKQFYRADRLPVLFALKNKLSPEALLPLVRECLPHPALKLLPDPEALTPAAVAAELEGVFSSLRETWRKEKDAIRSHFGSGARWANQPYNKERAMADAFRQIEHCLGAPGFPVAALDALLRFRKSAIAGNVSRKVKGAVAPEHRFFDQCEQLAAAEKRYVIALRLGAFRYVEQELPQRKDELKIQFYDDLLRNVHRALAGEHGQRLATILRSQYAAALIDEFQDTDPLQYEIFRRVFATPEHQLFLIGDPKQAIYGFRGADIFTYLEASRQASQTYTLKENWRSESGLVRAVNTVFGESPQPFVFDDIGFHAVEARGEADKHPLKVDGERQPALRFWFCRRDEKPITMETAKVRLPAVVASEIVALLNGPARVGDRDLLPQDIAVLVPTNRQAELLQQALGRLKIPSVLHTTASLFASREVAEMQRVLAAIANPTRESELLVALGTDLLGYTGAQLETLVRQEAQWQDILERFRGYLDLWLRRGFIQMFRSFMQREQVRPRLLAFPNGERRLTNLLHLAEVLHQASLERRLGVAGLLKWIAEQREVKDQASEEHQLRLETDERAVRLVTIHKSKGLEYNVVFCPFSWKDKDIEHHGEDQVLYHEQGDGRLTRDLDSPEYDAHRQSALVERLAENVRLLYVALTRARHRCYFVWGAFNGAGTSAPVRLLHPPPTNQPNVVSAQEQHYKNLSDEQLLADLRQRVDQSVGPEDGPAIEVQDLPEPAETPLAAPVSTAPALTCRKFTGAIARDWRISSFTSLTANQDEERPDHDELGAQGRDGPPGRPESIASGIFAFPGGAKPGTCLHKILEQLDFTQWNQPATHELVRDQLQAHGLPAAEFSDIIVEMLGRVLTVPLDEKVAGLTLAKLSTGQRLQELEFHCPLGRISPETLRPLLREHRFAGAKDPGIEPEGFSFTPVRGMLKGFIDLVFEFGGRFYVLDWKSNHLGNRVEDYAAAALADEVRRRHYCFQYQLYTAALDRYLRLRLPGYSYEKHFGGVYYLFLRGIDPARPGFGIHRDRLKESFVRKLNGLLTSGAGGSTA, from the coding sequence GTGAAGGCGCCACCAGTGTTCCGGCTGGCGGAGACGGAGCTGCGCGCGGGCACAAGCCTCATTGAGGCCAGCGCGGGCACGGGCAAGACGTTCACCATCGCCGGCCTGTTCCTGCGGCTGATCCTGGAGCGGGACCTGTCCGTGAACCAGATTCTCGTGGTGACCTACACGGTGGCGGCCACCGAAGAATTGCGAAACCGCGTTCGCCAGCTCCTGGCCAGGGCGCGCGAGGCATTCATGACCGGCGCCAGCGAGGACGCTTTCCTGAAAGCGCTGCTCCAACAGCATGCGGCCCAGGCCAAAAACCTGGCTGCTCGGCTGACGACGGCGCTCGATGGCTTCGACGAGGCGCCCATCTACACCATCCACGGCTTCTGCCAGCGGGTGCTCAAAGACCGGGCGTTCGAGACCGGCAGTCTCTTTGACACGGAATTGGTCACGGATCCCGTGCCGTTGCTGCGACAGCTCGTGGAAGATTATTGGCGCAAGCAATTCTATCGCGCGGACCGGCTCCCGGTGCTCTTTGCCCTGAAGAACAAGCTGAGCCCTGAAGCGCTGCTGCCGCTGGTCCGGGAATGCCTGCCCCATCCGGCTCTCAAGCTGCTCCCGGATCCGGAGGCACTAACCCCGGCTGCGGTGGCCGCGGAGCTGGAAGGGGTCTTCAGCTCCCTGCGGGAAACCTGGCGCAAAGAGAAGGATGCCATCCGCAGCCATTTTGGCAGCGGGGCCAGGTGGGCGAACCAGCCTTACAACAAGGAACGGGCGATGGCGGACGCGTTCCGCCAGATCGAGCATTGCCTGGGCGCGCCGGGGTTTCCGGTGGCGGCATTGGACGCCTTGCTGCGGTTCCGCAAGTCCGCAATTGCCGGGAATGTGTCCCGGAAGGTCAAAGGCGCGGTCGCCCCGGAGCATCGCTTCTTTGACCAGTGCGAGCAACTGGCAGCGGCGGAGAAGCGTTATGTGATCGCCTTGAGGCTCGGCGCGTTCCGCTATGTCGAACAGGAGCTGCCGCAGCGGAAGGACGAGCTCAAGATACAGTTCTATGATGACCTGCTCCGGAACGTGCACCGGGCGTTGGCGGGCGAGCACGGGCAGCGCCTGGCAACGATTCTGCGCAGCCAATACGCGGCGGCGCTCATTGACGAGTTCCAGGACACCGACCCCTTGCAGTATGAGATCTTCCGGCGCGTGTTTGCCACGCCGGAGCATCAGCTCTTCCTGATCGGCGACCCCAAGCAGGCCATCTACGGATTCCGGGGAGCGGACATCTTTACTTACCTCGAGGCCAGCCGGCAGGCCAGCCAGACCTATACCCTCAAAGAGAACTGGCGCTCGGAGTCGGGCCTGGTCCGCGCCGTCAACACCGTGTTCGGCGAGTCCCCACAGCCGTTCGTGTTCGACGACATCGGCTTCCACGCCGTCGAGGCCAGGGGCGAGGCGGACAAGCACCCGCTGAAGGTGGACGGCGAGCGGCAGCCGGCCCTGCGGTTCTGGTTTTGCCGGCGGGACGAGAAGCCGATCACCATGGAGACAGCCAAGGTGAGGTTGCCGGCAGTAGTCGCCTCAGAGATCGTCGCGTTGCTCAACGGCCCGGCACGGGTGGGAGACCGGGACCTGTTGCCTCAGGACATCGCTGTGCTGGTGCCAACCAACCGCCAGGCGGAATTGCTGCAGCAGGCGCTGGGCCGGCTCAAGATCCCCAGCGTGCTGCACACCACCGCCAGCCTCTTTGCGTCGCGCGAGGTGGCGGAAATGCAACGTGTGCTGGCCGCCATAGCCAACCCGACGCGGGAATCGGAGTTGCTGGTGGCGCTCGGGACCGACCTGCTGGGTTACACCGGCGCGCAGCTCGAGACCCTCGTCAGGCAAGAGGCCCAATGGCAGGACATTCTGGAGCGCTTCCGCGGTTACCTCGATCTCTGGCTCCGCCGGGGCTTCATCCAGATGTTCCGCAGTTTCATGCAGCGGGAACAGGTCCGGCCCCGCTTGCTGGCCTTCCCCAACGGCGAGCGCCGGCTCACCAACCTGCTGCACCTGGCGGAAGTGCTTCACCAGGCCAGCCTCGAGCGCCGGCTCGGCGTCGCCGGCCTGCTCAAGTGGATCGCCGAGCAGCGGGAGGTTAAGGACCAGGCCAGTGAGGAACACCAGCTCCGGCTCGAGACCGACGAGCGGGCGGTGAGGCTGGTCACCATCCACAAGAGCAAAGGGCTGGAATACAACGTGGTCTTCTGCCCCTTCTCCTGGAAAGACAAGGACATCGAACACCATGGCGAAGACCAGGTCCTCTACCACGAGCAGGGGGATGGAAGACTCACGCGCGACCTGGACAGTCCCGAGTACGACGCCCATCGGCAGTCGGCCCTGGTCGAGCGGCTGGCGGAGAATGTGCGTCTGCTCTATGTGGCGCTGACGCGCGCCCGGCACCGCTGTTACTTCGTCTGGGGCGCCTTCAACGGCGCCGGCACTTCCGCCCCGGTCCGCCTGTTGCATCCGCCCCCCACCAACCAACCCAACGTGGTCTCGGCTCAGGAGCAGCACTATAAGAATCTGAGCGACGAGCAGCTCCTGGCTGACCTGCGCCAGCGGGTGGACCAGTCGGTAGGCCCGGAGGATGGCCCTGCCATCGAGGTGCAGGACCTGCCCGAACCAGCGGAGACGCCGCTTGCCGCTCCGGTCTCAACCGCCCCGGCGCTGACATGCCGCAAATTCACTGGCGCCATTGCTCGCGACTGGCGCATCAGCAGCTTCACTTCGCTCACGGCCAATCAAGACGAAGAAAGGCCCGACCACGACGAGCTCGGCGCCCAGGGCAGGGACGGCCCGCCGGGGCGTCCGGAGTCCATTGCCTCCGGCATCTTCGCCTTCCCCGGCGGCGCCAAGCCTGGCACCTGCCTGCACAAGATTCTGGAGCAGCTTGATTTCACTCAATGGAACCAGCCGGCCACGCATGAGCTTGTGCGCGACCAACTCCAGGCGCACGGCCTGCCCGCAGCTGAATTCTCCGACATCATTGTTGAGATGTTGGGCCGGGTGCTGACCGTCCCGCTGGATGAGAAGGTTGCTGGCCTGACCCTGGCGAAGCTCTCTACCGGGCAGCGCCTTCAGGAACTCGAGTTCCACTGCCCGCTCGGCAGGATTTCGCCGGAGACACTCCGGCCCCTGCTCCGGGAACACCGGTTCGCCGGGGCGAAGGATCCCGGCATCGAGCCGGAGGGCTTCTCCTTCACCCCCGTTCGCGGGATGCTCAAGGGGTTCATTGACCTGGTGTTCGAGTTCGGGGGCCGGTTCTACGTGCTGGACTGGAAGTCTAACCACTTGGGCAACCGGGTCGAAGATTACGCGGCGGCCGCTTTGGCTGACGAAGTGCGCCGCCGGCATTATTGCTTCCAATATCAGCTCTACACCGCTGCCTTGGATCGGTATCTCCGCTTGCGGCTGCCGGGGTATAGTTACGAGAAGCACTTTGGTGGCGTGTATTACCTGTTCCTGCGCGGCATTGACCCGGCCCGGCCTGGCTTCGGTATCCACCGGGACCGATTGAAGGAGTCCTTCGTCCGAAAACTCAATGGTCTGCTGACCAGCGGCGCGGGAGGATCGACGGCATGA